TTCCTCGGGTTCTTCTTCGAGCCCTCGACCTCTGACGTGGAGTACGAGGGCAGTGTCCAGAAGTTCCAAGGCGAGGAGATGCCCGAAGCGTTCGTCTCGGTACTGCACATCACCTACGACGTGCCCTTCGGGATGTTCATCCGCCGGCTCCACCACTGGGCGGCTCACCTCTTTGTCGCCTCAATCGGGTTGCACATGTTACGGGTGTTTTTCACCGGTGCGTACCGGAACCCGCGGGAGCCAAACTGGATAGTGGGAACCGGGCTCGCGGCGCTGGCGATGGGCGCGGCCTACACCGGCTACGCTTTGCCATTCGACGAGTTCGCCGCCACGGCCACGAGCATCGGGTACAACCTCACAATATCAATCCCGCTGGCAGGTGATTTCCTCGGCCAAGTGGTGTTCGGGGGTGAGTTCCCCTCAAGCGCCACCATCCCGCGGCTGTACTTCCTGCACGTCCTCGTGATACCGGCGGCCATCGCCGTGGGGTTGGCCGTCCACATGGCGATACTCATCCGGCAGAAACACACTGAGGCCCCGCGAGATGGGGACGTGACCGCCGGCCGCCAGTCCGTCGACGAGGACGACGACAGCGTCATCATCGGCCTGCCTGCGTTCCCGAACCAGACCGCGGTTTCGGCCGTCGTGTTCTTCGTCACGGCAGCGACGCTGTCGGCGCTTTCGGGCCTGCTCCCGGTCCACAACGTCGCCGAGTACGGCCCGAACGACCCCGCGGCCACGCCGGAACTCATCATGCCGGACTGGTTCCTGATGTGGGTGTACGGCTTCCTGAAGCTCCTGCCACAGATCAGCTTCAACATCGGCCCGGCCCACATCAACGGCGAGTTCGTCGGCGGCATCGTCCTCCCGGGACTGGTGTTTGCCGCCGTCGCCGTCTGGCCGTTCATCGACCGGACAGACCCGATCCACTTCACCGCAGACCCGCTGGATAGGCCCTGGCAGACCGGCGTCGGCGTGGCCGCCGTCGCGTTCATCATGATCGCCTCGATTGCGGGGATGAACAACATCCTCGCCGATCAGGTGCTGGGAACGACGACGGGCGTCGTCAATCCCATCCTGACGGCCGCGCTGCTCGTCGTCCCGCCAATCTTCGGCGGTATCACGTACCTGCTGTTGCGCGACGGTGAGCCGACGCCGGCGCAGGAGGGAGACGTAGCTGCGGACGGCGGAACAGACACGACCGACGGGGAACAGGAGGCCGGAGAATGACTACGAGCGTCGAACTGACCGAGCGACAGTATCGCCTGTTGGATACGACGAGCAAGCTGGTCGGCCTCGTGCTAGTCGCCGCCGGCCTCGACGTCGGCGGCAGCACGCTGGCCGGCATCGCACTAGCCGTGGTCGGCACTGCCTGTGCGACTGCGACAGTGTTCATCACCAATGAGTAGAAACGACCTGACCGACGACGAGGCGGACAGTGCTGGAATCAGTCGCCGCGACTTCGTGCGCGGCCTCGGAGCGGCGTCACTGCTGGGCGCGACGGGGCTGTCATTCGCCGACAACGGCATGGACGGCCTCGAAGCGGTCGACGACCCCATCGGGTCGTATCCGTATCGGGACTGGGAGGACCTCTACCGCGACGAGTGGGACTGGGACTCCGTCGCCCGCTCGACCCACAGCGTCAACTGCACCGGCTCCTGCTCGTGGAACGTCTACGTCAAGGACGGCCAAGTCTGGCGCGAGGAACAGGCCGGCGACTACCCGACCTTCGACGAGAGCCTTCCGGACCCCAATCCACGGGGCTGTCAGAAGGGGGCCTGCTACACGGACTACGTCAACGCCGACCAGCGCGTTCTCCACCCGCTTCGGCGCACCGGCGAGCGCGGCGAGGGCCAGTGGGAGCGGATCAGTTGGGACGAGGCGCTCACCGAAATCGCCGACCACGTCATCGACGAGGTGCAGGCGGGCCGCTACGACGCTATCTCGGGATTCACGCCGATTCCGGCGATGAGCCCGGTGAGCTTCGCCAGCGGCTCTCGACTCGTCAATCTGCTCGGCGGCGTCTCCCATAGCTTCTATGACTGGTACTCGGACCTGCCGCCGGGCCAGCCGATTACGTGGGGTACCCAGACGGACAACGCCGAATCCGCCGACTGGCACAACTCGGATTACATCATCGCTTGGGGGTCGAACATCAACGTCACGCGCATCCCGGACGCGAAGTACTTCCTCGACGCCGGCTACGAGGGCGCGAAACGGGTCGGTATCTTCACGGATTACTCCCAGACGGCGATTCACACCGACGAGTGGCTCTCACCCCACGGCGGCAGCGACACCGCGCTCGCGCTGGGCATGGCCCAGACCATCGTCGACGAGGGGCTGCACGACGAGGAACACCTCAAAGAGCAGACCGATATGCCGCTTCTCGTCCGGGAAGACACCGGGAAGTTCCTCCGGGCGAGCGAGGTCGGCCTCGCCGAGGACGCCGACGACCCCGAGAAAGTGTTCGTCATGGTCGACGCCGACGGCAATCTCCGTCGCGCGCCCGGTTCGCTGGGCGAGCGTGACGGGCAGCACGACCACTCGGTGAGCATCGAACTCGACTTCGACCCGCAGTTGAGCGTCGACCGGAGTGTCGACACCGACGAAGGCAGCGTCGCGGTCCGGTCGGTCTGGGAGAACCTGACCGACGAGCTCAGTCAGTACACGCCGGCGGTCGTCCACGAGGAGACCGGCGTCGGCGAGAACACCTACCAGCGTGTCGCCCGCGAGTTCGCCGAGGCTGACGCCGCCAAAATCATCCATGGCAAGGGCGTCAACGACTGGTACCACAACGACCTGGGCAACCGCGCCATCCAGTTGCTCGTGACGCTGACGGGCAATCTCGGCGACCCCGGAACCGGACTGGACCACTACGTCGGCCAAGAGAAGATCTGGTCGTTCCACGGCTGGAAGGTCCTGTCGTTCCCGACCGGGAACGTCCGCGGCGTGCCGACGACGCTGTGGACCTACTTCCACGCGGGCATCCTCGACAACACCGACCCGGACACCGCCGAGAAGATACGCGAGTCCATCGACGAGGGCTGGATGCCGGTCTACCCCAGTGAGCGCGAGGACGGGAGCCGGCCGGACCCGTCTACGATGTTCGTCTGGCGTGGCAACTACTTCAACCAAGCAAAGGGCAACGTCGCCGTCGAGGAGCAACTGTGGCCCAAGCTCGACCTCGTGGTCGACATCAACTTCCGGATGGACTCGACCGCGATGTACTCAGACATCGTCCTGCCGGCGGCCAGCCATTACGAGAAACACGACCTCTCGGAGACGGACATGCACACCTACGTGCACCCGTTCACGCCGGCCGTCGAACCACTCGGCGAGGCCAAGACCGACTGGGAGATATTCCGCCTGCTCGCCGAGAAGATACAGGAGCGCGCCCGGGAACGCGGCGTCGAGCCGGTCGAGGACCGGAAATTCGACCGGACCATCGACCTCACCACCATCTACGACGACTACGTCCGTGACTGGGAAACCGGCGAAGAGGAAGGCCTCGTCGAAGACAAAGCCGCGGCGGAGTTCATCCTCGAACACTCCGAGGAGACCAACCCCGAGGGCAGCGACGAGCAGATAACCTTCGACGACATCGACGAGCAGCCACAGCGGTTCCTCGAAGCTGGCGACCACTGGAGTTCGGATATCAAGGACGGCGAGGCCTACGTCCCGTGGCAGGACTACGTCCACGACAAGAACCCTTGGCCGACGTTCACCGGTCGCCAGCAGTACTACATCGACCACGACTGGTATCTCGAACTCGGCGAGGAACTGCCAACCCACAAGGAGGGCCCCGAGAACACCGGCGGTGACTACCCACTGTCGTACAATACGCCTCACGGCCGGTGGTCCATCCACTCGACGTGGCGTGATGACACCAAGATGCTCAGGCTCCAACGCGGCGAGCCGGTGGTGTACATCAATCCCGAGGACGCCGAAGAGCGCGGCATCGAGGACGGTGACACCGTCGAGGTGTACAACGACCTCGGGGCCGTCGAGGTGCAGGCCAAAATCTACCCCTCGGGCGAACCGGGGACTGTCCGGCATTTCTTCTCTTGGGAGAAGTTCCAGTACCCCGACCGGGACAACTTCAACACGCTCGTCCCGATGTACATGAAGCCGACGCAGTTGGTGCAGTACCCCGAGGACACCGGGGAGCACCTGCACTTCTTCCCGAACTACTGGGGGCCGACGGGGGTCAACAGCGACGTGCGCGTCGACGTTCGACCGAGCGGAGGTGACAGCGAATGAGTACTGACCAACAGGACGAGCAAGACGAGGACACGCTGGTCAACGTCGCGGACGGCGTTGACCATCAGGTCGCGATGGTGATGGACCTGAACAAATGCATCGGCTGCCAGACGTGTACGATCGCCTGCAAGAACCTCTGGACGGAGGACGGCGGGTCGGAGTATATGTACTGGAACAACGTCGAGACCAAGCCCGGCGAGGGCTATCCCCGCGGCTGGGAGGACTCCGGCGGCGGCTGGGAGTCGGGCGAACACAAAGAGCGCTCGCCCGGCGAAATTCCCGACGAGGAGGACTACGGCCGCGCTTGGGAGTTCAACCACGAGGAAATCATGTACGAGGGCAGTGACGAACCGTTGCGTCCCCGCGACGGCGCGGAGTGGGGCCCCAACTGGGACGAGGACCAAGGTGCCGGAGAGTACCCCAACAGCTACTACTTCTACCTCCCGCGCATCTGCAACCACTGCACCCACCCCTCCTGTGTGGAGGCCTGTCCGCGCTCGGCGCTGTACAAGCGCGAGGAGGACGGCATCGTCCTCGTCGACCAAGACCGCTGTCGAGGCTACCGCTACTGCGTCGAGGGGTGTCCGTACAAGAAGGTGTACTACAACACCGTCTCGAAGAAATCCGAGAAGTGCATCTTCTGCTACCCCCGCATCGAGGGCGAAGGCCCGGACGGGGAGACGTTCGCCCCGGCCTGTGCCGAGGAGTGTCCGCCCCAGCTCCGGATGGTCGGCTTCCTCGACGACGAGGAAGGGCCGATCCACAAGCTCGTCAACGAATACGAGGTGGCGCTGCCGCTTCACCCGGAGTTCCAGACCCAGCCCAACGTCTACTACATTCCGCCCTTCGCGCCCGGCCAGCATACGGAGGACGGGGAGACGGTCGACATCGACCGGATTCCCCGACAGTACCTCCGGAACCTGTTCGGTGACGGCGTCGATCAGGCGCTCGACACCATCGCCGCCCACCGACAGCGCGTTCGTCAGGGTGGTGACAGCGAGCTGATGGAACTGCTGCAGGACAAAAACCCGGCCAAACAGTACCGATTGGAGGTCTTTGACGATGAGTAGCGTTGCGAGCCGTAAAGCGGCTCGAATTTACGAGCGGGCCGCGCCCGCGAGTAGCGCGAGCGGCTCGGAAACGCGAGCGGGGATGCCCGCGAGCGGCCCCAGTTGGCCACGCCGGAGCGCGCAGGGGGTGGTCAACGATGACTGACCACCGACGCACACTCGCACTCACGGCGGTACTTGCGGCGCTCGTCCTCGTCTCGACGGTGGCCGCACCGATGGCGACTGCTCGGCCAGCCCACGAGATCCCGGTTTCGGACGTCTCGGACGCCAACCTCGCCGAACCGGACGCTGACGGCTGGGAGGAAGTCCCAGCCTCTGACGTGCCGCTTTCGAGCGCCCCGAGTAGCGTCCCCAACGCCGATGACACGTCCGTCGAGACGGTCGACGTGCAGGCGGCCCGGACCGGCGAACGCCTGTACGTCCGCCTGCAGTGGCAGGACGCGACCCGAGACGTGGATGCGAATACCACGCGGGCGTTCGCCGACGCGGTCGCGGTCCAGTTCCCGGCCAACACGAGTTCCCGGCCGCCGATAGCGATGGGCGGCCCAGACAACCGAGTCAACGTCTGGTACTGGAGCGGGGCGACCGGGACGCAGGAACTGCTCGCCGGGGGCGCTGGCTCGACCACAGCATTCGAGAACCCGACCGTACAGGCGACCGCGAGCCACGCTGGCACGGGCGAGAACGCTACTTGGACGGTCGTCTACTCGCGTCCGCTCGACGTGTCGGGGGAGAACCGGACCGACCTGCGGACCGACGGCGACCTCGACGTGGCCTTCGCGGTCTGGAACGGCTCCAACGGCGAGCGGTCCGGACAGAAGGCCGTCAGTGAGTGGCACTACTACCCGTTCAGTGGCGGCCCGGAAGGCCCGCCCTACGAGACGCTGCTGTGGACCCTCGCCGGCATCGCCATCGTCGCCGTCGTCGGCGTCACCAGCTTCGGTATCTACCGCACACGGGGGGCCGAGTAATGGCGACCACGCCCACTGACCCCATGGATGACCTCGACGAGGACGCGGCCGCACGGGGTACGGTGTACGCCACGCTGGCGAAGGCGTTCGAGTATCCCGAGGAGTCGTTCCACGAGGCCGCCGCGAACGGCTCGCTCGAAGCCGACCTCCGGGCCTGTCTCGACCGCACCGCGCTGGATGTGTCCGTCCCGTCGCTGACCACCGACGACGACTACGAGACGCTCGCGGCCCGCTACAACGACATCTTCGAACTCGGCTACAGCGAGTACACGGACCGCACCGACGGCTCGCTGGAGGCGGAGGGACCGCCGGTCCCGCTGTACGAGTCAAAGTACCGGCCGGACCACTCTTGGAACGACGTGAACCTCGACCTCTCGCGGGCCTACAGCCACTACGGCCTCGAAATCGATCAGGACGAGCGTGACAACCACGACGCCCTGACCTACGAACTGGAGTTCGCCGGCTACCTCGCCCGCCGGGAGGCCGCCGTCGGGGACGACGCCGCAATCGCTCGGCTGGACTTCCACGACCGCCACCTCGGCCACGCGGCGGCTGGCGTCGCGGACCGACTGGCCGACGAACCGGGAACCGACATCTACGGCGGCTTCGGCGAACTACTCGACGCGTTCGTCCGGGCCGACCGCAACGGTCTCGCGGCACGTCTGGAGGGGCAGCGATGACCGCCACGTTCCAGCAGCGGGTCAGACCGTTGCTTTCCGACGGACGCCACTCGCTCGCAGATCTGGCTGTGGGCGTTGCGGCCGTCGCAGTCGCCGCCCGCTACTTCGCTGTCATGTTCGTCAACGCGCCGGGATACGGCGGCGTCCCGGTCGCGCCCGACCTGACGACGGCCGCGTCTACGGCCGTCGTCGCCGCTGCAGCGATTGCCGTCGCCGTCACCGACGCCGACCCGCTCACCGGCATCGGGCTGCTGTTCGTCGGCGTGTTCGGCCTGCTGTCGCTTTTCAGTAGCGCGGCAGCGCTCCCGGCGGCCGTCGCAATCGTTCTCGGGACGGCGACCGTCGCGGCCGTCGCAGGACGCCGACTGGACCTCGTCTCGGCCAGCGCAACCGCGCTGCTCGTCGCAGCGCTGAGTATCGGCCTCGCGAGTGGCGTCGGGGACTGGACCAGCCTCCGACCGGTGGCCTCGACCGTCGCACTGCTCGCCATCGCATCGACGCCGGCCTTTGCGGCGACGGACTGGCGGTCGCTGTCGATGGCGGACTGGGGCGCGATCATCGGCGGTGTTGCCGCGTTTTCGGTCGTCGTCGCCGTCGGTCGCACCGTCCCGTTCGTCACCGGCGCGGTCACGCTCACCGGCACCGGCGTCGTCGGGACGAGCGTGCCGGTCGTTGCACTGGCCGCCGCCGGCGCGGTGACGACGGCCAGCGCGGCCAGTCGGACCCGGCGGTGGCCGCTGCTCGCCGGCGTCGCGCTGGTCGCGTTCGCGGGCGTCCCGGCGTCGCTCCCGCGGGCGCTCCCGTTCGCGCTCGGTATCGCTGCGTTCGCTCAGGAGGGCCGACGATGACCGGCTGTCACGACGACGACGAGTTCGAGAAGCACCTCGAAGAGGACCCGGACCCGCAACTCGACCCGGAGCGCAGCCCGGGCCTGCACACCGATATCGAAGCGCTCGAAGACATCGAGGTATCCCGCGAGGACGTGACCATCGGCGAGGCCACACCGGAAGAACTGGCCGCCAGCGACACCGAGCCCGTCGAGGACGACGCGGTGGCGTCGCTGCTGTCGGACATCGAGCACGGCGCGAAGACCGACCGCCGGCGCGCCGCCCTCGAACTCAAGGACCGCGCGTCCACCGACGAAATCGTGGCGGGCCTTGCACGCGCCGCAACGACCGACGACGACAGCGACGTGCGCCAGTTCGCCGTCGAAGCGCTGACGGCACACGGGGGCGAGAGGGCCGCAGCGGTCGCGGTGGAACTGCTGGACGACCCCGACCCGTGGGTCCGGGCCGAGGCCGTCGTCACGCTCGACAACGTCGATCGCGAGGCCCACGAGGACGACATCGAGAGCGTCATCCGCGACGACCACCACGCCGTGCGGCGCAACGCGGCCATCTCGCTGTTCAAGCTCCGCGGCGAGTCGATGGCCGACCTGCTGCTGGAACAGAGCCGTGACGACAGCGAGCGGGTCCGCGAGTGGGCCGCCCACATGCTCGGCGGTGTCGACGAGGACCGTGCCCGCGAGCGGCTGCAAGCACTCACCGATGACCCGGCGACCGTTGTTCGCCAGACTGCTGAGCGGTCCCTCGAAGCGGACCCCGGGCGGTTCCGCCGACAGTTCGGCGGCGCGCTGGAGAACGACGCCCGACTGTTGCCCGGCGAAGACAGACTCAATCGGATGCCCGACCTCTGACGATGACTGATGGAACGCCCACCACACTGACCGACCGCATCGAAGCCGCACTGCGAGACGTGCGCGACCCGAACGCCGACCTCTCCGTGTTCGACGCGGGCTTCGTC
The Haloarcula sp. CBA1129 genome window above contains:
- a CDS encoding cytochrome bc complex cytochrome b subunit; this encodes MSRSKAVYDWFDTRLDLENGQKFLGKAFPAEDSFLLGEVALFCFLLLILSGIFLGFFFEPSTSDVEYEGSVQKFQGEEMPEAFVSVLHITYDVPFGMFIRRLHHWAAHLFVASIGLHMLRVFFTGAYRNPREPNWIVGTGLAALAMGAAYTGYALPFDEFAATATSIGYNLTISIPLAGDFLGQVVFGGEFPSSATIPRLYFLHVLVIPAAIAVGLAVHMAILIRQKHTEAPRDGDVTAGRQSVDEDDDSVIIGLPAFPNQTAVSAVVFFVTAATLSALSGLLPVHNVAEYGPNDPAATPELIMPDWFLMWVYGFLKLLPQISFNIGPAHINGEFVGGIVLPGLVFAAVAVWPFIDRTDPIHFTADPLDRPWQTGVGVAAVAFIMIASIAGMNNILADQVLGTTTGVVNPILTAALLVVPPIFGGITYLLLRDGEPTPAQEGDVAADGGTDTTDGEQEAGE
- a CDS encoding molybdopterin-dependent oxidoreductase → MSRNDLTDDEADSAGISRRDFVRGLGAASLLGATGLSFADNGMDGLEAVDDPIGSYPYRDWEDLYRDEWDWDSVARSTHSVNCTGSCSWNVYVKDGQVWREEQAGDYPTFDESLPDPNPRGCQKGACYTDYVNADQRVLHPLRRTGERGEGQWERISWDEALTEIADHVIDEVQAGRYDAISGFTPIPAMSPVSFASGSRLVNLLGGVSHSFYDWYSDLPPGQPITWGTQTDNAESADWHNSDYIIAWGSNINVTRIPDAKYFLDAGYEGAKRVGIFTDYSQTAIHTDEWLSPHGGSDTALALGMAQTIVDEGLHDEEHLKEQTDMPLLVREDTGKFLRASEVGLAEDADDPEKVFVMVDADGNLRRAPGSLGERDGQHDHSVSIELDFDPQLSVDRSVDTDEGSVAVRSVWENLTDELSQYTPAVVHEETGVGENTYQRVAREFAEADAAKIIHGKGVNDWYHNDLGNRAIQLLVTLTGNLGDPGTGLDHYVGQEKIWSFHGWKVLSFPTGNVRGVPTTLWTYFHAGILDNTDPDTAEKIRESIDEGWMPVYPSEREDGSRPDPSTMFVWRGNYFNQAKGNVAVEEQLWPKLDLVVDINFRMDSTAMYSDIVLPAASHYEKHDLSETDMHTYVHPFTPAVEPLGEAKTDWEIFRLLAEKIQERARERGVEPVEDRKFDRTIDLTTIYDDYVRDWETGEEEGLVEDKAAAEFILEHSEETNPEGSDEQITFDDIDEQPQRFLEAGDHWSSDIKDGEAYVPWQDYVHDKNPWPTFTGRQQYYIDHDWYLELGEELPTHKEGPENTGGDYPLSYNTPHGRWSIHSTWRDDTKMLRLQRGEPVVYINPEDAEERGIEDGDTVEVYNDLGAVEVQAKIYPSGEPGTVRHFFSWEKFQYPDRDNFNTLVPMYMKPTQLVQYPEDTGEHLHFFPNYWGPTGVNSDVRVDVRPSGGDSE
- a CDS encoding 4Fe-4S dicluster domain-containing protein, whose protein sequence is MSTDQQDEQDEDTLVNVADGVDHQVAMVMDLNKCIGCQTCTIACKNLWTEDGGSEYMYWNNVETKPGEGYPRGWEDSGGGWESGEHKERSPGEIPDEEDYGRAWEFNHEEIMYEGSDEPLRPRDGAEWGPNWDEDQGAGEYPNSYYFYLPRICNHCTHPSCVEACPRSALYKREEDGIVLVDQDRCRGYRYCVEGCPYKKVYYNTVSKKSEKCIFCYPRIEGEGPDGETFAPACAEECPPQLRMVGFLDDEEGPIHKLVNEYEVALPLHPEFQTQPNVYYIPPFAPGQHTEDGETVDIDRIPRQYLRNLFGDGVDQALDTIAAHRQRVRQGGDSELMELLQDKNPAKQYRLEVFDDE
- a CDS encoding ethylbenzene dehydrogenase-related protein is translated as MTDHRRTLALTAVLAALVLVSTVAAPMATARPAHEIPVSDVSDANLAEPDADGWEEVPASDVPLSSAPSSVPNADDTSVETVDVQAARTGERLYVRLQWQDATRDVDANTTRAFADAVAVQFPANTSSRPPIAMGGPDNRVNVWYWSGATGTQELLAGGAGSTTAFENPTVQATASHAGTGENATWTVVYSRPLDVSGENRTDLRTDGDLDVAFAVWNGSNGERSGQKAVSEWHYYPFSGGPEGPPYETLLWTLAGIAIVAVVGVTSFGIYRTRGAE
- a CDS encoding molecular chaperone TorD family protein is translated as MATTPTDPMDDLDEDAAARGTVYATLAKAFEYPEESFHEAAANGSLEADLRACLDRTALDVSVPSLTTDDDYETLAARYNDIFELGYSEYTDRTDGSLEAEGPPVPLYESKYRPDHSWNDVNLDLSRAYSHYGLEIDQDERDNHDALTYELEFAGYLARREAAVGDDAAIARLDFHDRHLGHAAAGVADRLADEPGTDIYGGFGELLDAFVRADRNGLAARLEGQR
- a CDS encoding phosphate ABC transporter permease gives rise to the protein MTATFQQRVRPLLSDGRHSLADLAVGVAAVAVAARYFAVMFVNAPGYGGVPVAPDLTTAASTAVVAAAAIAVAVTDADPLTGIGLLFVGVFGLLSLFSSAAALPAAVAIVLGTATVAAVAGRRLDLVSASATALLVAALSIGLASGVGDWTSLRPVASTVALLAIASTPAFAATDWRSLSMADWGAIIGGVAAFSVVVAVGRTVPFVTGAVTLTGTGVVGTSVPVVALAAAGAVTTASAASRTRRWPLLAGVALVAFAGVPASLPRALPFALGIAAFAQEGRR
- a CDS encoding HEAT repeat domain-containing protein codes for the protein MTGCHDDDEFEKHLEEDPDPQLDPERSPGLHTDIEALEDIEVSREDVTIGEATPEELAASDTEPVEDDAVASLLSDIEHGAKTDRRRAALELKDRASTDEIVAGLARAATTDDDSDVRQFAVEALTAHGGERAAAVAVELLDDPDPWVRAEAVVTLDNVDREAHEDDIESVIRDDHHAVRRNAAISLFKLRGESMADLLLEQSRDDSERVREWAAHMLGGVDEDRARERLQALTDDPATVVRQTAERSLEADPGRFRRQFGGALENDARLLPGEDRLNRMPDL